From Trichocoleus sp.:
TTTGCTGGTTGATGGATGGGTGGCTGTTGCGGCTGAAATAGAAGAACGCCTTCTCGATCGAGCGTTGCTGCAACCATGGTTGCCCCTGAAAGTTCTAGCAACCGATCGCCATAAGGCAAAATCTGCTCGACTCGCTGTTCGGTTTGGGCAGCTAACCCAAGAAGTTGAATCGTTTCCTGGTAGTTGGGCTTCACGATCGTTGGTTTCACTGCCTGGTAAGCTGTAAGCTGTTTTGCATCCACGATGACAGTACGCGGATGTTGAGACTGTAAGTCAGCGATCGTTTGAATGATCCGAGGGGTGAGAATGCCATAGCCATAGTCGGACACAATCACTGCATCACAAGCCAGAAAATCTTGAGTTAATTGATTGATGAATTGCGCTTCTAAAGCTGCATCGATCGGCTCTGTGCTGCCCTGATCAAACCGCAACAATAGCTGATTTTGAGCGACAATTCGCTGCTTGCTGAGCGTGGTTCGATGAGGAGTTGTCATCAGATTAGCATTCACGCTTCGCTGCTGAAGTGCCTGCCGCAGTCGATCGCCTTCCCCATCCTGCCCAATCACAGAAAGTAGCTTTACCTTTGCTCCTAAAGCTGCAACATTCGCGGCACTGTTGGCGGCACCTCCCGGAAAATCCTGCCGTTGCTCAATGGCGACCACAGGAACCGGAGCCTCCTGACAAAGCCGATGGCTTGCCCCATGCAAATAGCAGTCCAGCATCACATCACCAATCACTAAAACTGTGAGTGATAACCAGCGATCGATCCAGTTCAACCAATCAATATTCATGAGACTACCGGATAGATTGAATGCGATGGTTTGAGGAATTCCTGATCCTGTACAAGATGAATCACTTGAGAATTTGAGTTCCCGTTCTCAACAGTTTGATCGATCGCAACAATCGCGCTTGCCGCTTCAGATAAATTTTTCACCACATGATGCGGTAGCCGCGAGTATGAAAGCTGCCACTCGGTTTCGTTGCCGTTATCAATTAAAACAGTACGACAGCCTGCCACTCGTCCTGCTTCTACATCATGCAAAATATCTCCAATAAACCAGGAGCGGGACAGATCGATCTCATGTTCAGCCGCCGCTTGCAGCAGTAGCCCCGGTTGCGGTTTACGGCAAGCACAGGCGATCGAATAAGGGGAGACAGTGCCATCTGGATGGTGAGGGCAATAATAGAATCCGGCAAGCGGAATCTTAAAAATTGCCAGCTGTTCGCGCAAGAACCGTTCCACAGGAACAAGTGCCATTTCTGAGAAATAGCCCCGCGCCACACCCGATTGATTCGTGATCACAAATAATTTGTATCCTGCCTGATGGAGCAAACGGAGCGCACCGATCGCCCCTTCAGACCACAAAATTTTTGCCGGATCAACATTGTAAGGCACGTCTTCAACCAGCGTTCCGTCTTTGTCTAGAAAAACTGCTCTATTCAGCATGGAGCGTCAAATATGAAGTGATAAGAGGCTTGATGCAGATTGCAGATTCTCCTAAATTTCCCTTGAAAAAGGATTTTGAGTCACGCAGTTCCCTTTTTTTGAAACAGGGCTAGGGGATTGGACAGATTGATATCAAAACGAAATTGGCTGATCCTGATCCATCACAAGCCCTGCCCTTACAGGTCACTGGTCAATTGGCGATCGCCTTAAGGCCAGGATGTTTCTCGCATTGGAATTACCGTAATTTCTGGAATAACGGTTTCATCAGGTTGCATGAGGACGTAGCGAACCGTCTCTGCCACATTGCGCGGATCTTGAAGTAGACCCGGATCCAGATCGGGGAAGCGATCGAGCAAAAAGGGTGTTCTCATTCCACCTGCAACAACTGCGGTTACTTTAATGCCGTTAGGGCGTCCTTCCACATGCATCGCATGGCTTAAACCCATCAAACCCCACTTGCTGGCATGATATCCCGACGCATTCGCCCAGGCGCGTTTCGCAGCAGTTGAGGCAATGTTGACAATATGCCCACCGCCCTGCTGTTTCATCAAGGGAAAGATCGTTTTTGCCAGAATAAACGGAGCGCGTAAATTGACGTTAATGATTCTGTCCCAATCTGCGACTGAAAGTTCTTCGATCGCAACTGTCAAATCAGTTCCAGCGTTATTCACCAAAACATCAATTTTTCCATGCTGATCGATGATTTTTTGAATTGCCGCTTCAATCTGCTGTTCGTTTGTAATGTCTAGTGGCAAATTGAATGCTTCCAAACCTCGATCGCGCAATCCCTTTGCCACTTGCTCTGCCAGATCCGTCTGAATATCAGCCGCAATGACCGTTGCTCCAGCTTCCGCCAAGGTTTGACAAATTGCTGCACCCAAGCCACGTCCACCACCTGTGATCAAGGCAATTTTTCCGTTGAGTTTTTCCACGTTTCCTAACTCCTATTGATAACAACAAACTTTGATACCGATCGTTCAGGTTAATGCGCCTATTCCGATCGCGCCAGTGAAAATGTGGCGTTCTGCGCTGACCCTTCCAGTTTTGGGGTCAAAACAGCCAACTCATAGCGTTGATTTTCCCACTGTCCGAGTTGAACCGTTTCATTGGCACTGGATGCCAATAGCTGCTCCTCAACCAGTTCGCACAGCAGATGAATCACCATAATTTGCACCTCCTGAATTCGCTGCGTCTCGATCGCCGGAACCACAATGGCAATATCCGCCTGCTGTTTTAGCTCACCGCCGTCACCGCCAAGCAGAGCGATTGTGGTCAGATTCATCCGCCGCGCCGATTCAAACGCTGCAATCACATTTTTCGATCGGCCGCTGGTGCTGATGCCGATCAGGAGATCGTGAGGTTGAGCAAACGTTTCAACCTGCCGCGCAAAGATATCTTCGTAACCTACATCATTTGCCCAAGCCGTGAGAAAGGTGCTATCTGCCGTCAGTGCCATTGCTGGTAATCCGGCTCGATGCGGACAGCAAAAACGACCGACTAGCTCTGCGACAAAATGTTGAGCATCTGCTGCACTGCCACCATTGCCACAAATCAACACCTTGCCACCCCGCAAAAAACAAGCTCCCATCGCCTGAGACGTTGCCTGAATTGCAGGACGCAAAAGCCGCTGCGATCGCTGAACTGCCTTGATCACTGACTCAAAACCGCGATCGAGAATTGCCACCTGATTGGCTTCCCGCCCCACGACTGCACCAACACCGCTCAGCACTTCCTCATACAGTGCCGCAACTGCACTGGTTACTTTCTGCCAGGTGAAATGCTCTTGACAGCGCCGGATTGCCTGCCTACCAAACAGATTTCGCAACTGCGGATTTTTCAGCAGATGTTTTAATCGATCGGCTAATGCTTCCGTGTCATTCGGCGGTACAAGATAGCCCGTTTCGCCCTCCTTTACCGTAAACTTAACGCCACCCACATTCGAGCCAATGACAGGCGTGCCACAAGCCATTGCTTCGATCGGCGTAATGCCAAACGGCTCATACCAGGGCGTTGTCACAAAGACATCCGCAGCACTGTAGTAATATTTCAAAACTTCTCGTCCGCGTCGTCCAGCAAACGTGATTCGCGTTGCAACACCGAGTTCCTGAGCAATGGCATTCAACCGTCCAATTTCAGGGGTGAGCTGTGGATCAGGGCTATCTGCTTCACCTCCAACAATGAGCAGCCGAGCGGCGATTGCATGATCTTTTTGGAGATGGGCAAAGGCACGAATCACATTGTCCACCCCTTTCCGAGGAACCATGCGTCCGAGTTGGAGGATCAGGGGTTCATCCGGGGGTAATCCGAGCGTCAGACGGGCGCGGGTCTTGTCGATCGTCCAGAACTCGGTCATGTCGAAGCCACAGGGAATCACGCTAATGCGGCTCGGCTCAGCCTGATAAAGATTCACCAGATCTTCGCGATCTTGCGGACATTCAGCAATGATGTGATCGGCTTCCTGCACGACCCGATCTTCAATCGCAAATCGATCGTCGGGAAACTGATCGGCTGTGCCCTGATAAAGGCGGCGTACCCGCCCAAGCGCATGAAACGTGACGACGAACGGAATGCCTAAAACCCGCTTGATATCTGCTGCAACCAGCGCCGACATCCAAAAGTTGGCATGAATCAGATCATAAGTGTCATGACAGCGACACCAGTCCAACATAAACGCGGTGAACTCACCCATGTAAGGCAAAAGATTTTCCTTGGGAATGGAAATCGGTAAGCCTGCAGGAACATGAATGACTCGAACTCCATGCTGCCATTCCACAACTTCTGGCAAATGATCAGCATCACGGCGCGTAAACACATCAACACGATAACCGATCGCCGCTAAATGCTTTGCCAGCTGTCCGACATAGACATTTTGTCCACCACTATCGACCCCTCCAAAGATACCCAGTGGCGTTGCATGTTCACTAATCAGGGCAATACGTTTTGTCATAGATCAAAGTGGGATGAGTGACAGTGAAGATGAACAAAGTCGATAAAAAATCGATGAACGTCAGTTAAAACAAAACTAATGATGCACCATTGACGGCTTGAGACTCATTGCCTGCTCAAAAGCCTCATTCCAGTCCTGAATGAATCGCTGAATACTGAAGCGCGATCGGGCTTGCTCTTTTGCACCAACTCCCAGTTGACGGGCATGAACGGGATCAGCAATAAGCTGCTGCATTCGATCGATTAAAATGTCAACGTTGGTATCAATATAGCCAGATACACCATTTTGAATAACAGTGGCTAATTCAGTGGTGGCAAGTCCGACGATCGGTAAGCCCAGCATCATTGCTTCGCATAAGGCTAACCCAAGACTGGTATAGCGTACCGGATGAAAGAAAAAGCGATAGTTCGCTTCAAAGGCAGGCAGCTGAGTATGGGGGATTTCGCCCAACCCGCCGAGGGATTCAGCATCCATCCCGACGAGATCTAAAGGAACCGTTTGCCGAACAGACTGAAAAATATCTGCTCCTAACCTTCGCCCTCTCGATCGCAGCCCATTCGTGACAACAATACCGCGTGGAATTTGACCGCTGTACTGCACCTGCTCAGGCACAATGACACCATGCTCAACAACGCGAGTTGGCGTTTTGCCGTTATCCCACATGAGCTGATTAAACGCTGTGACATGAACGAGCAATACATCAGATTCGTTTACAACATGCTGCGTATCCGTAGGCTGCTCTCTGGGCGGATCATGTTCCAGGTAAAGGCGCGGCAACTGCCGCTGTGCTTCGGATAGAATATCATATTGATCTTCTAGATAATTTCGCCGGGACTGGAACAGAACACAGTCAAACTGCTGATGCTGGACTTCCTCCGCTGGAATATCATGAACATTCTCTCCCCAGGCAAACCCACCCAGCTTTCCCCCATAGCCTTCTGGTTTACCAGGCTTTACAGGTAAATAAAACTCATGGGGAACCTGAGAAAGATAGTAGAGGTAGTTACCGTGAATGTGCCAGGTCAGAATTTTCAGTCGCATAATTGAGTGATTCGGAAGAATGAGTAGGTTGATTCGCCGCTGTCGTAATTGATTCTGAGACTGAAAGACCGAGTGAACGTAAAAGATGCAGATGATAGTCGATCGCTTGAACGGTATCACATGGAGGCTGAACCTGATGAGATAAAACTCCACCTCCAAATTCGCTCGATTGTCCACATCGAATTGGAATGCCTGCTAAGTAACAGCAATACGCCATACTGTAGGGAGATTGACCAGGAGCAGTAAAAATAATAGCGGCATCAAAGGATGTATTTTGGATGAATTGGATCAACTTATAAGCATCAAAAGATACAGAATTCTGGAACGGAAGAGAGAAAATTTTAATCTCTTCAAATTGAACTGCGGCAGAAGCATCCAAAGACAAATTGAGAGAGTGAATCTGCGCTTGTGGCAGTGATTGCCTGAGACTCTGCAAGGCTGGTAACACCTTCACCGCATCCGAATTTTGGAGACTGACCAGCACCAAAAGCCGTCCGATTTGCTGCCATTCAAGATACATAAACAACCTCCTGACGCAACAGATCGATCGCTTCCTGCAAGACTTGGGTTGGGGTTGCAGATGCAGCAGAGTGACCGACGACAATGCGATGATACTGCCGATTCAGCGGCGACCAGCGATGCGGATCAGAATCTGAAAAAATAACAACACTGCGTGTTTGCAAGGCTGCGGCGAGATGCGAAACGCCCGTATCGTTACAGATGAGCAACTGAGTTTTTTTCAGCAAAGCTGCCATTGTGCCCAATGTCGTTTTTCCTGCCAGATCGATCGCCGGATACTGCATCTTTTGCGCGATTGCTTGAGTCAAATCTTGTTCACTGGCAGTTCCCGTTAACACCACCTGATAGCCTCTTGCCGCTAATGTGTTCGCAACGATCGCGAAATGCTCATTTAACCACCGTCGTTCTGGAATGCTAGCCCCAGGATGAATGCAGATGTAATTAGACTTGAGCGAATGAGTTTGCCCTAAATTTTCAAATTCGTTCCAGTCAGATTGCCAGATTGGAAACTCTAGCTCATCGCCCTGTAGGGGAATTCCTAGAAAATCCATCAGCCGCAAGTGTCGCCAAATCTCATGCTCTTGCTCCGGGTAAGCCAGAAATCGATCGGGGTTGGGGCAAGGCTGACCTGCCGGAAAAAAGCCTGCTGTTTGTTTAGCCCCAAGCAGTTGCGCAAAGCCATTCATTGCTGAGCCATTGCCATGCATTTGTAACACCAGATCAAATGCGGTTTGCTGTGCCTGAGCCAAAAACGACACCACTTTCTGAGGAGAAAGCGTCACCTCAGGAATACCAGGATAGCCAGGAAACTCTAACCATTCGTCTAAATAATGTTGAAACCGCTGCACAAACGTTTTTGCCCAGGGTAAGCCAATGAGCGTAATGTGAGCACTGGGTAGAGCCATCCGAACTGCTCGCAGTGCCGGAACAAAGCAGAGCAAATCGCCCAAACCAGGCAGCGATCGAATAATTGCAACGCGCTGGGGCGGTTCACTTAGAAGAGAGTTTGCACTGAAACCTGTCTCCATCTTCTAGAAAGGTAGGTGAAAGGGATGATGAAATACTGTCAACAGTAGTGATAAAAGCACAGTTCTTGTAACTATCAAGCTGTGTCTCTAGCAGTCTTTGGTTCAATCTCTTGCAATTGCCGGAATATAGCTTGTTATTTTGAACAAATCTATTCCTCGGTTGTAGTTTTAAGGTGAATAGAATCAAGAAAGCTAGTTAGAACAACCGCAAGATACAGCTTCATCCTAGTAATTTAGTATTGTTAAATTCATCATGCAGTTGCCCAAAGACCACAAGAACTTTGCTTGATTTTATTGGGCAAATGCACAACCGCAACAAGCATTATGAAATAGGAGAGTACGATCGCGATGGGTAGCCGAAGCGTTAAGCATAGCCAAACAAAAAGGCGCATTTTGAGCGCCTCAACTTTTCTTTAGAATTTCTTTGGGACGAATTGATAGGCAGGTCTTCTATCCAAAGGAAGATAACAATTCGTTGCAAGCTAGTTTAGTTGTTGACACTGTAACGATCGCAAAAGCAAACAGAGCCTCATTTGCACCGCATTATCGAATTTTCGGGGATCTAGCCCTGTCAGAGAAGCAATTTTGTCCAGCCGATAGCTGAGCGTGTTGCGATGAATCGAAAGCTGTTTTGCGGTTGCTGAAGGACAACAATTCTCTGTAAAAAAGACATCCAGCGTACTTAACAACTCCCGCTCATGATCAAGGGGACTCAACAGATATTTTGCCAGGTCAATTTTTGTATTCTCATCTGCTACCCCCACAAAAGCAGCAATCCCCAATTCTCCTAAACAATGAACTCGATTATTACCCTGAAACCGCCGACCCAGCGACAAGGCAGCCCTCGCATCCTCATACGATCGAGCTAATCCTCGAATTCCAGGGTGATAGCGACCAATGCCCAAATTTAAGGATGTGCCTGTGTCATTCCGCAAGCGTAGCAAAAGCGCATCTGCTGCCCGTTTCAGCGCTGCCAGATTTGCCCAAGATGAACTCAGCCCTTCGGCAACATCATTACAGTCTGCCCATCGATCGAGGTTTTTGCTGTTGCTTGCTTTTAAGACAGCCACTAGCCCATGTCCTAAATAAGCGCAGATTGTGTCATTGGGTAGATGAAAAAAACTAACTAAGCTATTGATGATGATCTGCGCTCGTCGTTGCTCTGTTTCCTCAATATCTTGTTTTGCATTATTGTATTGAGCAATACATTGAGTAATATAATTCGCTGCATCAATTAAAATTACGGCTCTTGGCTGATTCAAATCAATCCCTAATCGTTTAGCCCGAGTCCAAATTACCGCTTCGTCTTCAAACCGATCGTGCAACAAATCATCAATCAGTTCGTTTTTTAATTCATGCTGGCTGGGTAGATGGTTCTGAGTTGACTGATTCACTACAAGTTCAACTAATGCCTGGGCTAAACGAGGAGAAATTGTCTCTCGATTGACTGGTCTTCCAACAATAATTTCTCCACTTTCGGTTTCGTGACGCAGTGGAATGCGTAAAAAGTTTGCAATTGTAGACTCACCGATTTCCCATGTAAATGAGCAACCGATCTGGTCTGGTTCGCTGCTGGTAATCACAACTCCCCGCTCATTAGTGACAAAAACAGGTGCATAAAGGAGTTCAGCGATGCGATCGGTGACTACACTAGCAAGTTGAACAAATCGAGTAGAGGTATTGACCATGAAACTGTATGATTCCGATCACCTGGAAACAAGAGAAAATCAGACCGCTCGCTACAATAAGCTAGGGCAATAGAAAAATGGATTCGATGAAACCTTAGCAACTTTTATGTTGCTCTACCTCTTTCCGAGGATGCAAATTTCGGTTAAGACTCCATGCTCATGGTTAGAACAATCTCATCCCTGTTCTCGTTTATTCTTCTAAACAAGTCTTTTCCAAAATATGAATCCAGATCGTTCTGCTATCACTCACCTATGGCTTCGCTGGGCAATACTGAATGGCATCGCTGGTACAATGGTTGGCGCTCTTGAAGCAGGAGGGCTACAATTTGCGGCGACGCTCCTCCTGACTGGGCTGTTCTTAGGCACTGCTCAATGGTTTGTGCTGAAATCAAGTTTGCGCCGATCGCTCTATTGGATAGGAGCAAGCGCAGTTGGCTGGATTATTGGCGTCCAGATCGTTATCTTGCTTGGGCCGATAATCAACCCGATCGTAGCACTGCTAACTCGGTGGAGCGGGTTAGAGGTTTTTTGGCTCAATTTAATTCAGCAACCAATCCGCTTAATTATTGTCGGGTTGGCACAGTGGCTCGTTCTACGCCAGTTTGGAGCTGCCGCAATCTGGATTGGCTCAAGCGCGATCGGGGGCCTGGTGCAAGGCGGCGTGAGTGTGATGATCTGTGCAGTTGCCTGTCTCGTTTTGACCGCAGCAGGCGGTGCGATCTTGGCGACGGCAGTTATTTATGGCATGGGTTGGTTGAGCTATGGCGTCATGACCGGAATCACAATGCAGCAATTAATCCAGACAAACCGTTTGGAAGTTCGGTAAGGAGACAAATTCAACCATTGGATTGAGGAAGATTAAGCATCGGTCAGACTAGGCTAAGGGTAGATCTAGTAATCTTTCAGTTCGATCGCTCTGAGGATGACAGTTAGCAGCTTTGCAATACACCCATCCACCCAATTCCTCAATTACCATGCTCACACAACAGCAATTTAGCCATTTTACCGATCTGCTTTCTCAGGCGAATCTACCGCTGTTAGTGGTTTTTTATTCTCCTTTATGTGGTCCTTCCCATTTAATGGATGCTGTCCTGAAAGAGGTTGAGGAGCAAATGCAGGATCGCTTGAAAATCGTCAAGCTTGATATTGATGCTTATCCTTCGCTCGCATCTCAGTATCAAGTTCATGCAATTCCAGCATTAATGCTTTTTAAGGGGCGAGAACTGATCGCGCGGATTGAAGACGAACGGACTGAGAACCTAATGCCAGCCAGCCGTTTGATACAGCAACTTGCGGCTTATCTCTGACCTTCCCCATTCGCAGATCCAAAACCAGTCTGGAAACAAGTTTCAAATCAAAGAATCAAAACAGGAGAAAGAATCAATGTCTGAGCAAACAAACGCACAAGGTGATGATGCCGTTCAAGTGGATGATCCAGCACAAACTCCCGGCATGAAGGCTGCCAGAATAAATGCGAATCCAGCCATTTCATTAGAAGAAGCCCGTAACGCAGCAGCAGGTGAAGGAGAGAATGCATCCGGCAGTGTTGCACCCAGCACCGTCGAGGAAAATGTTCCCAGCACATCTGATCCGAATGCAACTGATATTCCTAGTTCAGATAATCATTAAGTCAGTGGTTTGAATCAAGCAAACCCAGCATCAGATCCAGTTCGAGCCAATTTCTATCGCTTCCCTAGATTCAGGAAGAAAGCCGAAGAAGAGGTGATCTTCTGAAGTGTAAAGCTTCCTGATGGGGTGTTCAAAGCGTTAGAAATGTGAATTTGAAACCAAAAGCCGATCGCAGGCTCGTATTTCCAAAATGATTATTCTGGAGCGATTGAATGTATGGACAGTAACCGCCAATCAGCCTTAGAATCCAGTTCCAGCAGCACCTCTGATTCAATTCAAGTTCGATCGCCACAAGATGAAATTATTGCTTCTTGGATGCGCTTTAGTGCTGGAATTGGTGGAATTGTCGAAGACACCGCATTTCAGATGGGAAAATCTGCTCTAGATACCGCATTTGGCATTCAGAAAACAATCGTTGGCACAACAACTCAAGTACAGCAAACGATCGCGCAGACGACCAGCAGCATGAGCGAAACGGTCAGCCGGACTGTAACAGACACCAGCAGGGCTGCCCTGGAAACGACCAAAACAATGGCTGGGCTGGTGGAAATGCTGACTCAAATGAGCCAACCCGTGATGGATTGGGCAACTCAGATGAGCCATAGTACCGCTAAAGAGTCTCAGCGTCTACTGGAGCAAACCTTTGAAGGAGCAGGCAGAGCCGTTGATTTTGTTGGTCAGCAGCCTTGGATTCGAGAATTATCAGGTGCATTCAGGTTGAATTGGCTGGTTGATTTGCTCGATCGCGTTGATGTGGACAAAGCAACAGACGTGGTTCGGCAGCTTCAGCAGAAATATCCTCAGGA
This genomic window contains:
- a CDS encoding thioredoxin domain-containing protein translates to MLTQQQFSHFTDLLSQANLPLLVVFYSPLCGPSHLMDAVLKEVEEQMQDRLKIVKLDIDAYPSLASQYQVHAIPALMLFKGRELIARIEDERTENLMPASRLIQQLAAYL
- a CDS encoding SDR family oxidoreductase codes for the protein MEKLNGKIALITGGGRGLGAAICQTLAEAGATVIAADIQTDLAEQVAKGLRDRGLEAFNLPLDITNEQQIEAAIQKIIDQHGKIDVLVNNAGTDLTVAIEELSVADWDRIINVNLRAPFILAKTIFPLMKQQGGGHIVNIASTAAKRAWANASGYHASKWGLMGLSHAMHVEGRPNGIKVTAVVAGGMRTPFLLDRFPDLDPGLLQDPRNVAETVRYVLMQPDETVIPEITVIPMRETSWP
- a CDS encoding glycosyltransferase, which gives rise to MTKRIALISEHATPLGIFGGVDSGGQNVYVGQLAKHLAAIGYRVDVFTRRDADHLPEVVEWQHGVRVIHVPAGLPISIPKENLLPYMGEFTAFMLDWCRCHDTYDLIHANFWMSALVAADIKRVLGIPFVVTFHALGRVRRLYQGTADQFPDDRFAIEDRVVQEADHIIAECPQDREDLVNLYQAEPSRISVIPCGFDMTEFWTIDKTRARLTLGLPPDEPLILQLGRMVPRKGVDNVIRAFAHLQKDHAIAARLLIVGGEADSPDPQLTPEIGRLNAIAQELGVATRITFAGRRGREVLKYYYSAADVFVTTPWYEPFGITPIEAMACGTPVIGSNVGGVKFTVKEGETGYLVPPNDTEALADRLKHLLKNPQLRNLFGRQAIRRCQEHFTWQKVTSAVAALYEEVLSGVGAVVGREANQVAILDRGFESVIKAVQRSQRLLRPAIQATSQAMGACFLRGGKVLICGNGGSAADAQHFVAELVGRFCCPHRAGLPAMALTADSTFLTAWANDVGYEDIFARQVETFAQPHDLLIGISTSGRSKNVIAAFESARRMNLTTIALLGGDGGELKQQADIAIVVPAIETQRIQEVQIMVIHLLCELVEEQLLASSANETVQLGQWENQRYELAVLTPKLEGSAQNATFSLARSE
- a CDS encoding helix-turn-helix domain-containing protein, translated to MVNTSTRFVQLASVVTDRIAELLYAPVFVTNERGVVITSSEPDQIGCSFTWEIGESTIANFLRIPLRHETESGEIIVGRPVNRETISPRLAQALVELVVNQSTQNHLPSQHELKNELIDDLLHDRFEDEAVIWTRAKRLGIDLNQPRAVILIDAANYITQCIAQYNNAKQDIEETEQRRAQIIINSLVSFFHLPNDTICAYLGHGLVAVLKASNSKNLDRWADCNDVAEGLSSSWANLAALKRAADALLLRLRNDTGTSLNLGIGRYHPGIRGLARSYEDARAALSLGRRFQGNNRVHCLGELGIAAFVGVADENTKIDLAKYLLSPLDHERELLSTLDVFFTENCCPSATAKQLSIHRNTLSYRLDKIASLTGLDPRKFDNAVQMRLCLLLRSLQCQQLN
- the rfaE2 gene encoding D-glycero-beta-D-manno-heptose 1-phosphate adenylyltransferase: MNIDWLNWIDRWLSLTVLVIGDVMLDCYLHGASHRLCQEAPVPVVAIEQRQDFPGGAANSAANVAALGAKVKLLSVIGQDGEGDRLRQALQQRSVNANLMTTPHRTTLSKQRIVAQNQLLLRFDQGSTEPIDAALEAQFINQLTQDFLACDAVIVSDYGYGILTPRIIQTIADLQSQHPRTVIVDAKQLTAYQAVKPTIVKPNYQETIQLLGLAAQTEQRVEQILPYGDRLLELSGATMVAATLDREGVLLFQPQQPPIHQPAKPVPSHQTSGAGDTFVSALTLSLAAQIPVSDALSLASTATAIVVQQPGTSICSIEQLRQSILSECCLQKQMTDRALLAACIQLYRASGRKVVFTNGCFDILHAGHVTYLEQAKALGDILIVGVNSDESVRQLKGIGRPVNALTDRLTVLAALGCVDHVVPFSESTPHHLIQIVCPDVFVKGGDYTRNTLPEADLVESLGGVVKILPFVNDRSTTNTIAKIRSFSKLPPSHIAELP
- a CDS encoding glycosyltransferase family 9 protein; the encoded protein is METGFSANSLLSEPPQRVAIIRSLPGLGDLLCFVPALRAVRMALPSAHITLIGLPWAKTFVQRFQHYLDEWLEFPGYPGIPEVTLSPQKVVSFLAQAQQTAFDLVLQMHGNGSAMNGFAQLLGAKQTAGFFPAGQPCPNPDRFLAYPEQEHEIWRHLRLMDFLGIPLQGDELEFPIWQSDWNEFENLGQTHSLKSNYICIHPGASIPERRWLNEHFAIVANTLAARGYQVVLTGTASEQDLTQAIAQKMQYPAIDLAGKTTLGTMAALLKKTQLLICNDTGVSHLAAALQTRSVVIFSDSDPHRWSPLNRQYHRIVVGHSAASATPTQVLQEAIDLLRQEVVYVS
- a CDS encoding HAD family hydrolase, which codes for MLNRAVFLDKDGTLVEDVPYNVDPAKILWSEGAIGALRLLHQAGYKLFVITNQSGVARGYFSEMALVPVERFLREQLAIFKIPLAGFYYCPHHPDGTVSPYSIACACRKPQPGLLLQAAAEHEIDLSRSWFIGDILHDVEAGRVAGCRTVLIDNGNETEWQLSYSRLPHHVVKNLSEAASAIVAIDQTVENGNSNSQVIHLVQDQEFLKPSHSIYPVVS
- a CDS encoding glycosyltransferase — protein: MRLKILTWHIHGNYLYYLSQVPHEFYLPVKPGKPEGYGGKLGGFAWGENVHDIPAEEVQHQQFDCVLFQSRRNYLEDQYDILSEAQRQLPRLYLEHDPPREQPTDTQHVVNESDVLLVHVTAFNQLMWDNGKTPTRVVEHGVIVPEQVQYSGQIPRGIVVTNGLRSRGRRLGADIFQSVRQTVPLDLVGMDAESLGGLGEIPHTQLPAFEANYRFFFHPVRYTSLGLALCEAMMLGLPIVGLATTELATVIQNGVSGYIDTNVDILIDRMQQLIADPVHARQLGVGAKEQARSRFSIQRFIQDWNEAFEQAMSLKPSMVHH